Genomic window (Stenotrophomonas maltophilia):
CCGCCAAGGCGCTGCATTCCATGCTGCGCGAGGCCGACCGCCAGCCCGCGCTGGACGCTTTCAAGCTGGCCCGCCTGCGCGAACGCGCGGCCTCGGACAAGATCAGCCAGGCGCTGGTGGACAGCTTCATGACCCCGATCGAGCGCGAAGACATCGAAGCGCTGGGCTCGGCGCTGTACAAGATTCCCAAGCAGATCGAGAAGTTCGCCGATCGCTATTCGCTGGCCACGACCCACCTGGAGCACATCGACTTCGCGCCGCGCGCGGCGATGCTGGAACAGGCCGCCGGCGTGGTGGTGGAGATGGTGGCCGACCTGCGCCACATGAACCTGGACCGGATGACCGCGCTCAACGAGAAGCTGCGCTCGCTGGAGAACGAGGCCGACCGCCTGATGCTCGAGCTGTACCGCGACATCTATTCGGGCCGCCTGGACAACCTGCAGATGTTCCTGCTGAAGGAATTCTTCGAGATCCTGGAAAAGGCCATCGACCGTTGCCGCGAGGCCGGCGTGGTGGCGTACCAGATCGTGTTGAAGAATAGCTGACGGACGCCGCCGCATGTTGACCCTTGTCCTGGTGGTGATCCTGGCCGCACTCGTCTTCGAGTTCATCAACGGCTTCCACGACACTGCCAATTCCATTGCCACCG
Coding sequences:
- a CDS encoding DUF47 domain-containing protein, which encodes MFSLQTIFGSGKQFYTLLDEAAVAASDAAKALHSMLREADRQPALDAFKLARLRERAASDKISQALVDSFMTPIEREDIEALGSALYKIPKQIEKFADRYSLATTHLEHIDFAPRAAMLEQAAGVVVEMVADLRHMNLDRMTALNEKLRSLENEADRLMLELYRDIYSGRLDNLQMFLLKEFFEILEKAIDRCREAGVVAYQIVLKNS